The following are encoded together in the Daucus carota subsp. sativus chromosome 5, DH1 v3.0, whole genome shotgun sequence genome:
- the LOC108220026 gene encoding probable mitochondrial adenine nucleotide transporter BTL1 isoform X2: protein MSQKSRPDSKHKRFCLMSNFNGGGGRGDMAMIINVPKEDLELADLKYHHHHTFPPLQLPDIGRPIKHFLRTREVGEFLSGALAGAMTKAVLAPLETIRTRMIVGVGSKHICGSFLEVIEHQGWRGLWAGNAVNMLRIVPTQAIELATFEYVKRAMTSAQEKRKDSDGAKIQIGHISLNISLSWLSPIALAGASAGVVSTLVCHPLEVLKDRLTISPDAYPCLSLAIGKIYNNAGIGGFYAGLSPTLIGMLPYSTCYYFMYETLKQSYCRGKKKHSLSRAEMLLLGALSGFTASTISFPLEVARKRLMVGTLQGRCPPNMAAALSEIIKHEGVLGLYRGWGASCMKVMPSSGITWMFYEAWKDILLAGRHPQL from the exons ATGAGCCAAAAATCTCGTCCAGATTCCAAG CACAAGAGGTTTTGCTTAATGAGTAACTTCAATGGCGGCGGCGGCCGTGGAGACATGGCGATGATTATTAATGTCCCTAAAGAGGATTTGGAGCTTGCGGACCTTAAGTACCACCACCACCACACCTTTCCTCCTTTGCAATTACCTGACATCGGACGACCTATCAAA CATTTTCTGAGGACGAGAGAAGTAGGTGAGTTTCTCAGTGGTGCTCTTGCAGGTGCCATGACCAAAGCTGTTCTCGCTCCTCTCGAAACCATCAG GACAAGGATGATTGTTGGTGTGGGTTCCAAACATATTTGTGGAAGTTTCCTAGAGGTCATTGAACATCAGGGTTGGCGAGGACTATGGGCCGGTAATGCAGTCAACATGCTGCGCATAGTTCCTACACAGGCTATCGAACTTGCAACATTTGAATACGTCAAACGGGCAATGACTTCAGCACAAGAGAAACGGAAAGATTCTGATGGAGCAAAAATACAGATTGGTCACATCAGTTTAAATATCTCTCTATCTTGGTTATCTCCTATAGCTTTGGCTGGTGCCTCTGCTGGAGTAGTTAGCACACTAGTCTGCCATCCACTCGAAGTCCTAAAG GACCGCTTGACTATAAGTCCTGATGCTTACCCGTGTCTAAGCCTTGCAATTGGCAAGATTTACAATAATGCTGGAATTGGTGGCTTTTATGCTGGTTTATCACCTACATTAATTGGTATGCTCCCATATAGTACTTGCTACTATTTTATGTACGAGACATTGAAGCAATCATATTGCCGaggtaaaaaaaaacattcGTTAAGCCGTGCAGAGATGCTACTACTTGGTGCTCTATCAG GCTTTACAGCTAGCACCATCAGTTTTCCTTTGGAGGTAGCCAGAAAACGGTTAATGGTAGGAACTCTACAGGGTCGGTGCCCACCCAACATGGCAGCTGCACTTTCTGAAATCATTAAACATGAGGGAGTACTGGGACTTTACAGAGGGTGGGGTGCTAGTTGTATGAAAGTTATGCCATCCTCGGGCATCACTTGGATGTTCTATGAAGCATGGAAAGATATTCTGCTTGCTGGGAGACATCCCCAGTTATAA
- the LOC108220026 gene encoding probable mitochondrial adenine nucleotide transporter BTL1 isoform X3: MSNFNGGGGRGDMAMIINVPKEDLELADLKYHHHHTFPPLQLPDIGRPIKHFLRTREVGEFLSGALAGAMTKAVLAPLETIRTRMIVGVGSKHICGSFLEVIEHQGWRGLWAGNAVNMLRIVPTQAIELATFEYVKRAMTSAQEKRKDSDGAKIQIGHISLNISLSWLSPIALAGASAGVVSTLVCHPLEVLKDRLTISPDAYPCLSLAIGKIYNNAGIGGFYAGLSPTLIGMLPYSTCYYFMYETLKQSYCRGKKKHSLSRAEMLLLGALSGFTASTISFPLEVARKRLMVGTLQGRCPPNMAAALSEIIKHEGVLGLYRGWGASCMKVMPSSGITWMFYEAWKDILLAGRHPQL, from the exons ATGAGTAACTTCAATGGCGGCGGCGGCCGTGGAGACATGGCGATGATTATTAATGTCCCTAAAGAGGATTTGGAGCTTGCGGACCTTAAGTACCACCACCACCACACCTTTCCTCCTTTGCAATTACCTGACATCGGACGACCTATCAAA CATTTTCTGAGGACGAGAGAAGTAGGTGAGTTTCTCAGTGGTGCTCTTGCAGGTGCCATGACCAAAGCTGTTCTCGCTCCTCTCGAAACCATCAG GACAAGGATGATTGTTGGTGTGGGTTCCAAACATATTTGTGGAAGTTTCCTAGAGGTCATTGAACATCAGGGTTGGCGAGGACTATGGGCCGGTAATGCAGTCAACATGCTGCGCATAGTTCCTACACAGGCTATCGAACTTGCAACATTTGAATACGTCAAACGGGCAATGACTTCAGCACAAGAGAAACGGAAAGATTCTGATGGAGCAAAAATACAGATTGGTCACATCAGTTTAAATATCTCTCTATCTTGGTTATCTCCTATAGCTTTGGCTGGTGCCTCTGCTGGAGTAGTTAGCACACTAGTCTGCCATCCACTCGAAGTCCTAAAG GACCGCTTGACTATAAGTCCTGATGCTTACCCGTGTCTAAGCCTTGCAATTGGCAAGATTTACAATAATGCTGGAATTGGTGGCTTTTATGCTGGTTTATCACCTACATTAATTGGTATGCTCCCATATAGTACTTGCTACTATTTTATGTACGAGACATTGAAGCAATCATATTGCCGaggtaaaaaaaaacattcGTTAAGCCGTGCAGAGATGCTACTACTTGGTGCTCTATCAG GCTTTACAGCTAGCACCATCAGTTTTCCTTTGGAGGTAGCCAGAAAACGGTTAATGGTAGGAACTCTACAGGGTCGGTGCCCACCCAACATGGCAGCTGCACTTTCTGAAATCATTAAACATGAGGGAGTACTGGGACTTTACAGAGGGTGGGGTGCTAGTTGTATGAAAGTTATGCCATCCTCGGGCATCACTTGGATGTTCTATGAAGCATGGAAAGATATTCTGCTTGCTGGGAGACATCCCCAGTTATAA
- the LOC108220026 gene encoding probable mitochondrial adenine nucleotide transporter BTL1 isoform X1: MSQKSRPDSKQHKRFCLMSNFNGGGGRGDMAMIINVPKEDLELADLKYHHHHTFPPLQLPDIGRPIKHFLRTREVGEFLSGALAGAMTKAVLAPLETIRTRMIVGVGSKHICGSFLEVIEHQGWRGLWAGNAVNMLRIVPTQAIELATFEYVKRAMTSAQEKRKDSDGAKIQIGHISLNISLSWLSPIALAGASAGVVSTLVCHPLEVLKDRLTISPDAYPCLSLAIGKIYNNAGIGGFYAGLSPTLIGMLPYSTCYYFMYETLKQSYCRGKKKHSLSRAEMLLLGALSGFTASTISFPLEVARKRLMVGTLQGRCPPNMAAALSEIIKHEGVLGLYRGWGASCMKVMPSSGITWMFYEAWKDILLAGRHPQL, from the exons ATGAGCCAAAAATCTCGTCCAGATTCCAAG CAGCACAAGAGGTTTTGCTTAATGAGTAACTTCAATGGCGGCGGCGGCCGTGGAGACATGGCGATGATTATTAATGTCCCTAAAGAGGATTTGGAGCTTGCGGACCTTAAGTACCACCACCACCACACCTTTCCTCCTTTGCAATTACCTGACATCGGACGACCTATCAAA CATTTTCTGAGGACGAGAGAAGTAGGTGAGTTTCTCAGTGGTGCTCTTGCAGGTGCCATGACCAAAGCTGTTCTCGCTCCTCTCGAAACCATCAG GACAAGGATGATTGTTGGTGTGGGTTCCAAACATATTTGTGGAAGTTTCCTAGAGGTCATTGAACATCAGGGTTGGCGAGGACTATGGGCCGGTAATGCAGTCAACATGCTGCGCATAGTTCCTACACAGGCTATCGAACTTGCAACATTTGAATACGTCAAACGGGCAATGACTTCAGCACAAGAGAAACGGAAAGATTCTGATGGAGCAAAAATACAGATTGGTCACATCAGTTTAAATATCTCTCTATCTTGGTTATCTCCTATAGCTTTGGCTGGTGCCTCTGCTGGAGTAGTTAGCACACTAGTCTGCCATCCACTCGAAGTCCTAAAG GACCGCTTGACTATAAGTCCTGATGCTTACCCGTGTCTAAGCCTTGCAATTGGCAAGATTTACAATAATGCTGGAATTGGTGGCTTTTATGCTGGTTTATCACCTACATTAATTGGTATGCTCCCATATAGTACTTGCTACTATTTTATGTACGAGACATTGAAGCAATCATATTGCCGaggtaaaaaaaaacattcGTTAAGCCGTGCAGAGATGCTACTACTTGGTGCTCTATCAG GCTTTACAGCTAGCACCATCAGTTTTCCTTTGGAGGTAGCCAGAAAACGGTTAATGGTAGGAACTCTACAGGGTCGGTGCCCACCCAACATGGCAGCTGCACTTTCTGAAATCATTAAACATGAGGGAGTACTGGGACTTTACAGAGGGTGGGGTGCTAGTTGTATGAAAGTTATGCCATCCTCGGGCATCACTTGGATGTTCTATGAAGCATGGAAAGATATTCTGCTTGCTGGGAGACATCCCCAGTTATAA